The Streptomyces durmitorensis genome contains the following window.
CCGCTCGAACCACTCCAGGCTCGCGCGGGCCGCGCGCTGCGTGGACTCGACGACGGGGCGGCGCTCCGTCTCGTACGCGGCAAGGGCATCGGGGATGGCGGGCCGCTCCTGAAGGCAGGCGGCGAGCGCGAGCGCGTCCTCGACCGCGAGCTTCGTCCCGGAGCCGATGGAGAAGTGCGCGGTGTGGGCCGCGTCGCCGAGAAGCACCGTGTTGCCGTGCGACCAGCGCTTGTTGACGACCGTGCGGAAGTTGATCCAGGCGGACTTGTTGCCGCGCAGGGGCCGGCCGCCGAGGGCGTCGGCGAAGATCTTGGCGCAGCGCTCGGTCGCGTCGCGCTCGTCGAGCTCCGCGAACCCGGCCGCCTCCCACACCTCTTCGCGCATCTCGACGATGACCGTGGACTCGCCGGTCCCCTTGGTCGAGAACGGATAGCCGTGCAGCTGCATCACGCCGTGCTCGGTCTCGGCGATCTCGAAGCGGAAGGCGTCGAAGGCGAAGTCGGCCGCGAGCCAGATGTACCGGCAGCGGTGCGTCTCGACGCTCGGCCCGAAGGCTTCGGCGTGCGCCTCGCGCGTGAGGCTGTGCACGCCGTCCGCCGCGATCACCAGGTCGTACGCGGCGGAGAGCTCGGCGGCGGGGGGCGCCTCGGCACGGAAGCGCAGGTCGACGCCGAGTTCCTGGCACCGCTCGTGCAGGATGCCGAGCAGCCTGCGCCGCCCGAGCGCGGCGAAGCCGTGGCCGCCCGAGGTGTGGCGGCTGCCCCGGTGCACGATGTCGATGTCGTCCCAGCGCACGAACTCCGCCTGGAGCGCGGCGTAGACGACGGGGTCGGCGTGCTCGATGCCGCCGAGCGTCTCGTCCGAGAGGACGACGCCGAAGCCGAACGTGTCGTCCGGTGCGTTGCGCTCCCAGACGGTGATCTCGCGCCGCGGGTCGAGCCGCTTGAGGAGGGCCGCGGCGTAGAGCCCGCCGGGGCCGCCTCCGATGACGGCGATGCGGTGCGCCTCGGGCGGCGTGGACGGTGTGGTCGTCCGGGCGGCCCCGGCCACCTCGGCGGAGCTGCCCGGACCGCCGGGCGCGGACCGCCCGACAGTCGCGGACCGCCCGACAGTCGCGGACCGCCCGACAGTCGCGGACCGAGCGGCGGGCGCGAGTCGCTCGCCGCGTTCCGGTGTCCCGCTCCGCATCGGCCGACCGCTCCGCTCCGCCGCACCCATGCTCATCGCCCCTGCCACTTGGGCGGGCGCTTCTCCGTGAACGCCGCGTGGAATTCCTTGTAGTCCTCGCCGGTCATGAGGAGCGCCTGCGTCGCGGCGTCCATCTCCACGGCTGCGGCCAGGGGCATGTCGAGTTCGGAGGTCAGCAGGGCCTTGGTCTGCGCGTACGCGAGGGCGGGTCCGTCGGCGAGGCGGCGCGCCAGGGTCTGTGCGGCCTCTGCCGCCTTGCCCTCGTCGGTCAACTCGCTGATCAGGCCGATCCGTTCGGCCTCGGGGGCGCGCACCGGGTCGCCCAGCATGAGGATCCGGGTGGCGTGGCCGAGGCCGACGACGCGGGGCAGGAGGTACGCAGCCCCCATGTCACCGCCCGACAGGCCGACCCGAGTGAAGAGGAAGGAGAACCGCGCCGACGGGTCGGCCACCCGGAAGTCGGCGGCGAGGGCGAGCACGGCTCCGGCGCCCGCGGCCACCCCGTGCACGGCGGCGACCACCGGGAAGGGGCACTCGCGGACGGCCCGTACGACCTGTCCCGTCATGCGGTTGAAGTCGAGCAGCTGCGCGGTGTCCATGCCGAGGGTCGCGCCGATGATCTCGTCGACGTCACCGCCCGAGCAGAAGCCGCGCCCCTCGCCGCCGAGCACCAGGGCGCGCACGGACTTGTCGCGGGACAGCTCGGCCAGGAGATCGCGCAGGTCGGCGTAGGCGCCGAAGGTGAGCGCGTTCAGTTTGTCGGGGCGGTCCAGGGTGACCGTGGCGACCCCGTCGTCCACCTCGAAGCGCAGGTGCTGCCAGTCGGGGGTGCGGGGGGCGGAGCCGGTGAAGGGACTCATGACGACGTGCGGCCTCCTCGGTCGGGGCGGCGGCGGTCTACCTCTCGAAGTTATCACCTGTCCGTGACTGTCGTCACGAGTGCGCGATACGAGGTGGTCTCTCCCGCAGATCCCCACGGGCCCCACGGGCCCCACAGACCCCAGGGGCACCACAAGCACCACAGGCCCCGTAGACCCCACAGACCCCTTGGGGGAACTGAAATCCCGAAATGCACGTCTTTTCACCTGGAGCACCCAAGGGCCGGACGTCCCGGACATGCCCGACCGTCGACCCTGTCGACATAGCGCTTAAGATTCGTACGGTTGAAAGCAGGACCTCCTGCTGCCCTGAACGGACCCGCCTTGCACGAACCTCCTGCCCCCGCCTCGTGGCGCATCGCGCTGCCGCACACCGCTGCGGCCGTACCGATCGCCCGTGCGCTGGTGCGTACCGCGCTCACGGAGATCGAGTCGCCCGCCGACAGCGACACCGCTGAGCTGCTTACGGCCGAGCTGGTGGCGAACGCGGTGGAGCACACCTCGGGGCTCGACCCGATAGAGCTCGTCATCGAGCTCCTGCCGACCGGCTGCCAGGTCGAGGTCCACGACTCGAACCCGCTGCCGCCCGGCGACCTCACCGACCCGTCACCGCTCGGTGAGCCGGACCCCTGGCAGGAGCACGGGCGCGGCCTGCTCCTGATCCGCACCCTCAGCTCGTCCTGCGGTCACCGCCCCACCGAGTCAGGGAAGGCCGTGTGGTTCACGCTCCCTGCGCACCTCGGTCCGGACTCGGGCTGCGCCTGAGCCGGACGGCCACCACATCGCCGACGCGCCGCACGGCCGCCGGGTCGAGGAGGGCCAGCGCGGGCAGGGCCCGCCACCAGTCGTCCCGGACGAGCAGCGCACGGATCAGGCGTTCGCCCTCCGCGCGATCCCTGACCCGGCAAGGGCCCGCATGGGCGTCGAGGAGCAGCAGCCGCCGCAGGTCGGACTCGGTGCTCCGGCGCCGTGGACGGGGCAGGGAGCACCACTCGCGACCGCCGTCCAGGGCCGCCAGAGCGGCGACGCCGATGTGCATTCCCCGGTAGGGCTCGGGCAGCGTGCCGCCACCGGCCGGGATGCCCATCAGCAGGGCGGTCGTCGACCAGAGGGCATCCGCCCGCCGGTCGGGCGAGTCTCCGATCATGGTGTCCTGCCACCGCCATTCCCGGAGGCGCGCGGCGGCCTCGTCGGCGTCGACCCTGGAGAGCGCGAGTACGGCCGACGCTCTCTCGAACGGGTCACGCAGCCAGCTCAGGCGCGGCTGGAGGAAATTGGCGCCGGCCCGGCGCCCGGCCAGACCCCGCACCCGGCCGGTGATCCAGGCACGCACCGCATCCGGCTGGCCCCAGAGCGTGGCCGCGAGCGCCGCCCACCACGCGTCGGACATGTCGGGGGTCGCGGGGTCCTGGTAGCCGTCCTCGTCGTGTGCCTTCGCCCGTGCCAGCGCAGCGCACTCCGCCCGGCGTGGATCCCCGCCCGGCAGGAGCCTCGTCAGCGCGGCGAATCCAGCCGCGGCCTCCCGGATCGGATCGTCCCTGGCGACCTCGATCGCACGGTCGATTCCATCGACCAGGGCGACGACCTCCAGGTCGTCGGCCAACAGCCCCGGACTCCCCGCCCGTTCGAACTGTGGCTTCACCTCATGGAAGACGCGCGTCGCCTCCGCACGGCCCTCCGCCCGGTACAGCGCGGTCCGGGCCCAGCCGTCCGAAAGCTCCGGCGCGTGCCGGGCCAACTGCCCGGCCCGGTCCGCCGACCCCGCTGCCACCAGGGCCTCGGACAGCACACCGAGCACGGGCGTCAGCGCCGAGCGGCCGCCCTCGGGGCTCTTGCGGGACTCGTCCGCGAGGAGCCGCGCCACGGTCGCGGCGTCCGAGGGCGCCTCGGCGGCGCGGCTCAGGGCGAAGGCCGCGGCCACCTCCGCCCTGTCGCGCGCGGGAGACTCGGCGGTGATTTCGCGTGCCTCGTCGTGCCTGCCGACCGCCACGAGCCGCTCCGCCACGCAGACCCGGACCTCAGCGCTCCCGGGCATCCCGAACGCCGGCAGGGTGATCTCCTCACCGCGCTCGGCCGCCGCACAGAACGCGAACACTCCCTCGTCCGCCTCCCCTGTGGCCAGCCGTGCGTGAAGCAGGGCTTCCCGCGTGTCCACGGGGAGGGAATCCGTGTCGTCCGAGATCTCGAAGCCGCGGACCGTCGCACGCAGCCAGCCCTTGGCGCGCTCTCCCCAGATGCGGCGGCGCTCGGCGCGCAGCTTCCCGCGGTCCGCTAGGCGTGCTGCACGCTCCGGTTCCACGCGCCCCGTCAGCACCGCCAGGCAGGCCAGGGTCAGTGCGGAGCGCCGTGGCGGAATCCGCTCGGCGAGGCGTGCCAGCCGCTCGGCACGCTCCGGGTCATCGTCGCGGACGAGCAGGCTCGCGCAGGCGAGCAGCATGGTCCGGGCCGGTTGTCGGGGCGTGGTGGCCGCCAACTCCTCTGCCGCGTCGGCCAGTTCACCCGGGGCGCCCGCCCCACCGGCGACCGACCGCTCCGCCAGCTTCCGCAGGATCGTGGCCCGCTCCCAGGCGTACGGAGCACGCAGCGCCTCCGCGAGCGCGCCCCGCACCTCCCCCACCCGCACCAGCGCGATCACCCGGTCCGCACAGAACTCGGCGTGGTGATACGCCGCCACGGAGTCCTCCCCGTCGGCGAAGCCGGAGGGCACCCAGGCGTCGGTCTCGGCGGCCACGCGCCGGGCGAGCCGTGGGTCCGCCGCGGCGACGCCCGCCGCCATCCGTGCCATCGCTCGCGCCCGGTCCCACGGATCGAGCAGCGTCCTGGCGATCCCCTCCGCCTGCGCGCTCAGCCCGAGCGCCGCCCAGACGGCGGGCAGCCCGACGGGAAGACCGGCGTTCCTGTGCACCAACTCATCGGCGACGAGCGACAGTTCACCGACGATCCCCAGGTCACCCTGGGGCGACCTGGCCAGCTGTCTGCGGGCCGCCGCGATCTCCGCCTGGGCGACGGCGTCGCTCCCGGTGACGGCGAGCAGCCTTGCCTGGCGGCGCCCGTCGGTGATGGTGGCCAGATATCTGTCCGGGTCGCCCGCGCCCGCGAGCAACCGCCCGTACGTGTGCAGCAGGTAGCCGGGGGTGTTCTCGGGCCAGCCCTGATCGCGGTAGCCGTCGGCCCAGGCGTGGATGCGGGCGCGGTACTCCGCGACGCTCTGCCCCAGCGCCTGCCCGGCCTGTTCGCGCAGCGTCTCGTGCGCGAACAGATAGCCCTGCTCCTCGGTCAGGTCCCAGCGGGTGCGGGTCTCCAGACTGCGGCCGAGCACGCTGGTGAGCCGCGTGTTCAGCTGGAAAGGCATCATGCCCGTCAGCTCCACGAGATCCCGGGCTGTGAGTCCGCCCTGGGCCGCCGTGAGCAGTCCGAGCAGATCCACCTGTGCCTGGTCGCCGCGGAGCGCCTCGTACAGTTCGCGCCTGGCCTCGTCCTGGATGTGCCGCGCGAAGTCGTTCCTTTCCAGCTGCCGCCGGGGGCAGTGACGCAGGGGGTGGTCGGCCGGCACGTCCAGCGGCACACCGGGGTGCGGGCGGCTGGTGACCAGGACGCGGACGTTGGCGGGCGGGCGGGGCGGCAGCAGGGCGGCGATGCTCGGCCGTGCGCTGTCGGGCCCGGCGGCGCGGTCCTCGTCCAGGCCGTCGACGACGAGGAGCAGCGTCTCCCCCTGCTCCGCGAGGCGCTCGGCGGCCCGGTCGAACAGGAGCCTGCGCAGGGCGTCGCGGCCGACCGCGGCGGCCTCGATGCCCGCGAGGGGGGCCAGTTGGGCGATCAGGCCGTCGGTGAAAGCGTCGCTGTCGGCCTGCTCGGCCCAGCGCGCCGTGACGAAGAAGGACACGGGGCGGACCCCGGCCGGCGGGTTCAGGACGAACGTCGAGGCGAGTGCCGTCTTGCCGCTCCAGGGCAGCGCCTGCCACCACTGGTAGCGCTCGTCGCCCGCGCAGAAGGTGACGAGTTCCTCGATCTCACCCTCACGGCCGACCAGTTCGGGCGGCGCGATGTCCCGCACCTGCCGCAGTTGGGCCACCTGGGCCACCTCGCCCCGGCCGGGAGGGATGACGTCGGGCAGGTCGCCGGGACCTATCCAGAGGTCCAACACGCTCTGGACCGCATCGAGTTCGGCCTTGGACAAGCGCGCGTGCCAGCGGTCGATCCGCAGCACGGCGAGGGTGCCGAGGCCGTCCGAGCGGTGGTGCCTGCCGACGATGCCGATCAGCCGGCCGCCGCTGAGGACGGGCGCTCCGGACATGCCCTCCCAGGGCGAGCGCAGCGGGTCGGGGTCGTACTCGGGCGGCGGCACGTGCAGTTCGAGCGTGCCCTCGCGCCGATTGGAGAGCACGGGCACGGAGCCCTCCGCGTGCCGGGTGTCGCGGTAGGCCAGGGCGCCGCCGCCCGTGTCGGCGCGCAGCTTGAACCGGGGGAAGCCCAGAGTCGTGCACCGCAGGACGGCGTCACGCT
Protein-coding sequences here:
- a CDS encoding trypsin-like peptidase domain-containing protein, producing the protein MRTRGLDIGRAAEIIVTPGRGEKRRGSGYLVRDGLVLTAEHVVHDAARVEVRFDADRPGERTHRADVVWSHAEVDGALLSVPQEKVDGPVLLGRVGERDAVLRCTTLGFPRFKLRADTGGGALAYRDTRHAEGSVPVLSNRREGTLELHVPPPEYDPDPLRSPWEGMSGAPVLSGGRLIGIVGRHHRSDGLGTLAVLRIDRWHARLSKAELDAVQSVLDLWIGPGDLPDVIPPGRGEVAQVAQLRQVRDIAPPELVGREGEIEELVTFCAGDERYQWWQALPWSGKTALASTFVLNPPAGVRPVSFFVTARWAEQADSDAFTDGLIAQLAPLAGIEAAAVGRDALRRLLFDRAAERLAEQGETLLLVVDGLDEDRAAGPDSARPSIAALLPPRPPANVRVLVTSRPHPGVPLDVPADHPLRHCPRRQLERNDFARHIQDEARRELYEALRGDQAQVDLLGLLTAAQGGLTARDLVELTGMMPFQLNTRLTSVLGRSLETRTRWDLTEEQGYLFAHETLREQAGQALGQSVAEYRARIHAWADGYRDQGWPENTPGYLLHTYGRLLAGAGDPDRYLATITDGRRQARLLAVTGSDAVAQAEIAAARRQLARSPQGDLGIVGELSLVADELVHRNAGLPVGLPAVWAALGLSAQAEGIARTLLDPWDRARAMARMAAGVAAADPRLARRVAAETDAWVPSGFADGEDSVAAYHHAEFCADRVIALVRVGEVRGALAEALRAPYAWERATILRKLAERSVAGGAGAPGELADAAEELAATTPRQPARTMLLACASLLVRDDDPERAERLARLAERIPPRRSALTLACLAVLTGRVEPERAARLADRGKLRAERRRIWGERAKGWLRATVRGFEISDDTDSLPVDTREALLHARLATGEADEGVFAFCAAAERGEEITLPAFGMPGSAEVRVCVAERLVAVGRHDEAREITAESPARDRAEVAAAFALSRAAEAPSDAATVARLLADESRKSPEGGRSALTPVLGVLSEALVAAGSADRAGQLARHAPELSDGWARTALYRAEGRAEATRVFHEVKPQFERAGSPGLLADDLEVVALVDGIDRAIEVARDDPIREAAAGFAALTRLLPGGDPRRAECAALARAKAHDEDGYQDPATPDMSDAWWAALAATLWGQPDAVRAWITGRVRGLAGRRAGANFLQPRLSWLRDPFERASAVLALSRVDADEAAARLREWRWQDTMIGDSPDRRADALWSTTALLMGIPAGGGTLPEPYRGMHIGVAALAALDGGREWCSLPRPRRRSTESDLRRLLLLDAHAGPCRVRDRAEGERLIRALLVRDDWWRALPALALLDPAAVRRVGDVVAVRLRRSPSPDRGAQGA
- a CDS encoding enoyl-CoA hydratase family protein, with the protein product MSPFTGSAPRTPDWQHLRFEVDDGVATVTLDRPDKLNALTFGAYADLRDLLAELSRDKSVRALVLGGEGRGFCSGGDVDEIIGATLGMDTAQLLDFNRMTGQVVRAVRECPFPVVAAVHGVAAGAGAVLALAADFRVADPSARFSFLFTRVGLSGGDMGAAYLLPRVVGLGHATRILMLGDPVRAPEAERIGLISELTDEGKAAEAAQTLARRLADGPALAYAQTKALLTSELDMPLAAAVEMDAATQALLMTGEDYKEFHAAFTEKRPPKWQGR
- a CDS encoding ATP-binding protein; the protein is MNGPALHEPPAPASWRIALPHTAAAVPIARALVRTALTEIESPADSDTAELLTAELVANAVEHTSGLDPIELVIELLPTGCQVEVHDSNPLPPGDLTDPSPLGEPDPWQEHGRGLLLIRTLSSSCGHRPTESGKAVWFTLPAHLGPDSGCA